GTAGATCTGATTGTGTTGTGAGAAAATAGGGGATATAGATTGGATAGGGCTTTCCAATATCTACAAAACACGGGAATATATGGGTAGGACTATCGACCAGATGCCAATACGTTAAATTTATGCCCCATACGCATTGACGTGGTAGCTTTTGCATGATTGGGAATCAATGTTATCAACCCAGCTACTGGTCCAGGGGCGATTTTTTGTTTGAGCAGATTCGCCACGCTTGTCCCATCTGTGCACTGCTAATGCCGGCTAAATTTTTTTATGTGGTGTGTAACTATACCGAAAAGCCCCCGTAATTTGAAGTCCATTCGAAGACACACACTCGTTCCTTTTTTACTTCACACTTCTAACAACGAATGTGGCTTCTATTATGAAAAAAATTACCCCTTTATTTGCCATCCTATTGCTGGCACTTGGCACAACGGCATTTGCAAATTCAACCCCTCTCAACACAGAAGACATACGGGGTAAAGCATTCATTGAAAGCGTCAATGAAGATCCCGAAGCAGATCAATGGAAAACATTTAGCAAAAACCTTGTTGTTGCCCTCAAGTCGGAGAATGACGGCGTGAGTGCTGGGGCCATGGGTTTGGTCATCCGATTTAGCGAAAAGGTCGACGTTTCTGATGCCCTTTTTGATGTTGTGAGCATTTACAGAAACCACGAAGATGAGAACATGCGGCGCATGGCACTGGTCACGCTGGGGAAAATGGATAGCCCCCAGGCCATTGGGTTTTTGACGCGCGCTGAGCAATTTGAAAAGTCTGATGTATTAAGACAAACCATGCGTGCGGTGATTCATGATTACCAGCGCAGGCACGAGGGCTAAAGGCACTGCATTGCCGCATGGATTACGCAGCAGCTGAAGTGACGATTCAGGAGACTTGAGAAAGATCACATGATTTTTATACCCAAACCTGGGCGCCTAAATGGGGTCCAGGTTTTTTATTGCAGCGAATTTGGTTCACGACTTAATCCGGCGACTGAATTTCAATTTCACAGATTGGCCGGCTTTGGCTAACATGTAAATGAGCATATTAATTTGTACGTGAATCAGTTCGCTTTGTCGGTTCAGGATCAGGCAACTCATTAAACAAAATAGCTTCCGGGATTTCGGCCCCCAGTAGCTTCATGCGGCTCCTTATTTTCGTCATAAGCACCTCCCGTAACACCTCCGGCTCATCACTGCCCAGTACAATGATTTTGTTCTTCTTCCAGGGTGTTTTTACTTCCAATTCAATACCCCGCCCAAACGTGACCGCGTATTGCATGCCTTTAGACGTATGCCGCGAACCCAGTCCACCCATGCTCAATTCCTTTTCAATCCTCACATCTACAATATCTTCGATCGCCACCTGTTTACGAAAAGACCCCAGGCCATAGTGCCAGCAGATATGGGTGTCGTCGATGGTGATGGTCATTCCGTAAAGGAAACAGGCCAACAACGCGAATCCGATAGCTACCAGCCCATAAAGAATATCCATACCAGGTGGTGGGGTACCCCATATCAGGATAAAAATAAACGTGGCTATCCAGGGCAGTGTAAAAAACAGGGCCCAATAACCAATTTGTGTATGTCGATAGATTGCTGGCATTGAATCAGTTTACTGTTGAAATGCTATCAATTTACAGACTATGAATGTGCGTGTCTGGCTTTTTGATTTGAAGGATTGTACTTGTTTCCTGTTGATTTGCCCTGTTTAGGTATAGCTTTAGTTCAATCAAACCTTTGCCAAATATGAAAGTGTCCGCTGCTTGTGCTCGATTGGTCCCCTGTATATTAGCGCCGGCGCGGACTGTGCGTATTGACTTGATTAATTGGAATGGTAGTTGGAAGATGTATAGTAACCCAAAATCAATCCCACACTTGGCATGAAGCAGTCTGTATGCGCGTTTTTAAGGTACGGGGTGCTGGTATTAGCTGTTGCCCAACTGGCTACGCCGGCCCTCGCTCAGCAAACCGTCACCTACCAGCCCTCAACCGAGCGGATTGCCAACCCAGAGCGCGGATTCTATCACTACATCGAAACGAAAGCCAGCGACCCGAATGCGTACAGCTTGAGCCAACTGGTGGGCTATCGCCGAAACGAAGACATTACCCTGCTCTATTGCATCAACTACCTCGACACCTTTGTGGAAGCGCCCATTAGCAACGGCTACCTGGATCATTTTGAGGCGAATATGAACGCGGTGCGCGAAGCCGGCCTCAAATGTGTGCTGCGGTTTGCGTACACCAAAGACGATCCCACAGTCCGCAACGAGCAGCCGCCCTTTGGCGATGCTACCAAAGAGCAGGTACTTGCTCATATCGATCAACTCGGGCCACTACTCACAAAACACGCCGACGTCATTGCGGTAATGCAGGCCGGCTTCATCGGCGTTTGGGGGGAATGGTACTACACCGATCATTTTGTCGACAACCCCTCAGTCCCCTGGCAGGTGTCTGCTACACAGCAGGCCAACCGCCTCGAAGTGGTGGAGGCGCTGCTGACGCATTTGCCCGAAGATCTGCAGGTTGCCGTTCGCTATCCGAGCGCGAAGCAAGGGATGTTGCAGCGCACTACCCCTGTCTCTGCCGAGGAGGCTTTTGAAAATACCAACCTCGCGCGCATCGGCTTTCATAACGATTGCTTCCTCGCGGGCGACCAAGACTTTGGCACTTACCGCGACAACACCGACCGCGAGTTTCTGGCTGCTGAAACGAAGTACGTCGGACTCGGCGGAGAATCCTGCCAGAACAACCCGCCGCGCTCCTCTTGTGACAACGCGCTTGCAGAGCTGGCGCAGTTTCACTGGACGTATATCAATGCTGATTACCATCCACAGGTATTGTCTGGCTGGGAGAGTGGGGGCTGTATGGAAGAAATTGAACAGCGGCTAGGGTACCGGCTTGTCCTGACAGAGGGCACATATCCGCTTGCGGCGGCGACGGGGGAGGATTTTGGCGTCCAACTGGCCATCGAAAACGCCGGCTGGGCCGCGCCAATTCAAAACCGACCGCTTACCCTGATCGCGACCAATACCGGTACTGGTGAGGCATACACAGCCGTATTGCCGGCGGCGCTCCAGTTTTGGGAAGCCGGCGCTACCCAGCAACTGGACTACACCGTATGTGCTGCGGAGGGTATTCCTGCTGGTGACTATGCACTTTCGCTGCAGCTACCAGATACAGCGCTGTCGGATGACAATCAGGGCAACTATGCAATCCAATTTGCCAATGCAGGTAATTTGTGGGATGATGCAAGCGGATTCAATAGCCTGAACCATACAATGAGACTGACGCAAGGGACCGAGAATTGTGCGGGCCCTATTGTGCTTATTTCAGATGCATTGCCAACCCATGTTGAGGGTGAAGATCTGGAAGAGGGGAGCTTTAATTGGACGCTTTATCCAAACCCATCTCGTGGTGAAGTAAACATCGAGCTAGCACAAGCAGGGGGCATGGGTGAAGAAATTCAACTGGAGGTATTCGACATGCTAGGCCGGCTGGTTGATCGCAAAACGATGACTGCCGTACCCGGTACAAAATCGTTTGCGCTTTCCATGACGTCATACAAGCCTGGCGTTTATGCAATTCGAATTAGCACCTCTACCCGGCTTACAACCCGTATGATTACCGTCGACAAATAGTACGGTTGGGTGAAATTATATGTCATATAGAGACCGAATCATGCTGAAGACGCCGATGGATGCCATGCAATTGCATCTCTTGAAAAAGGAGACCCTGTTTTAACGTAGATTGGAGCATCGGGCACATGAAACTGTTTTGCTCGACCCACCCCCTCTTCGTAATAGTTACGTCTCGTATGAAAAGGTTTGTTTTTCTAGTTGGTGTGCTGATGGTGTCGCTCATTGTGATCATCGCAATCAACACCACGCGGTTTGCTTCGAAACAACTCACTGTGACGCCTGCACAGCCCGTAGCTGTTGATACAGAAGCTGCGGCCCTCCGACTTGCCGGCGCACTTCGGATTCCCACAATCGCTGAAGTCGACACAACGCTCATCGATCACGCTGCTTTTGATGCGCTGCACGCTTATTTAGCACAGGCTTTTCCCAGTGTACACGCGTCTTTGCAGCAAAATGTGATAAACAGGCATTCACTTCTGTACTTGTGGGAAGGTACTGCGCCCGACCTCGATCCGCTTGTACTCATGAGCCATCTGGATGTAGTGCCTGTCGAGCCCGGTACTGAGAGCAATTGGCAACACGCGCCTTTTGTCGGCCACATTGACACAGATCATATTTGGGGGCGTGGTGCTTTGGACGATAAAAATGGCGTGCTGGCTATTCTTGAAGCTGTAGAAATGTTGATACAGGGAGGGTTTCAGCCTACGCGTTCGGTTATGCTGGCTTTTGGGCACGACGAAGAAATTGGCGGCCGGCGTGGGGCGAGCTATATCGCTGATCGCCTTGAAATGGCCGGTGTGACCCCGTGGCTTGTGGTCGATGAAGGTGGGGTGGTGCTCGAAGATCATCCGATGCCTGTGGATGCACCGCTTGCCCTTGTAGGTATTGCTGAAAAAGGGTCACTCAGCCTTTTGCTCTCTGTTGAGGGGCCGGGTGGACACTCCTCTATGCCAGACCGGGAGACCACAGTCGGTATTTTGAGCGGCGCTATCGACAAATTGTCGCATAACCCGTTTCCTGGACAGATTGGCGGCGTGAGCAAGCAGATCCTGGATTACCTGGGCCCCGAAATGTCGTTGCTGCCAAAGGCCGTGTTTGCCAACCAGTGGCTTTTTAGTCCCTTGATTGTTCGCCAGTTATCCGCAAGCCCGAGTAGCGACGCCCTGCTGCGTACCACGATCGCACCGACGATGTTGAAGGCCAGTCCCAAAGCCAATGTGTTGCCTGCGCGTGCAGAAGCTGTTGTGAACTTCCGAATTGTGCCGGGTGAAACCATCAAAAGCGTTGAGGCGCGTGTGCGTGAAGTTGTAAATGACCCGCGTGTTGAGATTAAACCCTACCAAGGCGGGCATGACAATCCTTCCGGTGTTTCTTCAACTACAAGTGAGGCCTTTCTAACGCTACAGCGATCCATCCACGAGGTATTCCCGGAGGCGGTGTTTGCGCCCTATTTGATGGTGGGAGGCTCGGACGCCAAACATTTCAGCCGGCTATCCGACAACGTGTACCGCTTTCTGCCCGTCTATTTCAGAGAAGGAGACCTTGCGCGGATGCACGGTACAAACGAGCGCATCTCAAAAGCAGATTATGCAAATGCAATTCGGTTTTATCATCGGCTGATAAGGAATGTTGGGGAGTGAGGAGTATCGAGTGAGGAGTATCGAGTGAGGAGTGAGGAGTATCGAGAATCCGAAAGAACGAAAGCCCGAATATCCGAAAACACACCTTTTACGGCTTCTCAAACACCATAAAGTGCTGCTGCGGCAGGAAATCACGTGTTTCTACCCAGCGCAGGCCGGCAGCTTCCATTTCTTTCCGCGCTTGTGCCTCTGTCATTTTATGTAAAGGTTTAATCGGGACGCGCGGATCCTCGCCGCGGTATTCGATCAGCACAAACTTACCCCCCTGATTTAAAGCCCTCACCATCGCCTGCCCCATTTCATACGGATAGGCAAGCTCGTGGTACACATCAACCATCAGGATTAAATCCATACTGTCTGCCGGTAAATTTGGGCTGGTTTCACTGCCTTGAATCAGCGCTACGTTTTGCACATTGCCGCGCTCAATGCGCGCAGCCATCACGTCGAGCATTTCTTGCTGGATGTCTACCGCCAGTACTTTCCCTTGCGGCACGCGCGGGGCCATTCGGAAAGTGAAGTAGCCAGTGCCGGCGCCGATATCGGCCACCACATCATCTTCCTCAAGTGGCAGGGCAGAGACCAAGGCGCTGGTGGCTTCTTCAGCATCGCGTTCGGTGCGTTCCAACCATGCGGCGCCGGCAAATCCCATCACGTGGGAAATTTCTCGGCCCATGTAGAATTTCCCGATGCCATCGCGACTGGCGCGTTTGGTCTCGTAGCGGTCTGCGTTTTCCGTGGTTTGCGGGGCTTCGGTTTGGGCGCATGCCGGCATGAAAAACGTGAAGCAGAGGAGGAGGGCCAGGTATGTGGTTGTGTTACGAATTGTCATACTAATTAGCTGGATTTGAACGGGCTCCGCTATAATACACACAAACGCCGGGGATATGCACCTATTTGCATCATGCTCCCATATCCCCACGTCATGCCCAGCTTGACTGCGCATCCACCGGTATTGCGAATTGTGTCCGTCTGTCAACTGATGCTGGTGCCAATTGGGGGGGATACCCAACAGTTTACTTCCCAAACACACTGCCAACAATCCGTCATACCCAGCTTGACTGGGTATCCACCGGTATAGCAAACCGTATCTAGTCGTTAAGTGATGATACAGCCATTTGGGTGGATACCCAATAGAGTTGGGTATGACGTGTGTGAAGGGGAGAGTGAGAAAATGCTAGTTTTCTCGCATCTTTGCGCGAGCAAGGCACGTAAGGGTTCAGAAATTGTGTGTTGAATCACAAAATCCCGCTCTTGGTTATGAAAAACGCCACTTCT
The genomic region above belongs to Bacteroidota bacterium and contains:
- a CDS encoding HEAT repeat domain-containing protein, encoding MKKITPLFAILLLALGTTAFANSTPLNTEDIRGKAFIESVNEDPEADQWKTFSKNLVVALKSENDGVSAGAMGLVIRFSEKVDVSDALFDVVSIYRNHEDENMRRMALVTLGKMDSPQAIGFLTRAEQFEKSDVLRQTMRAVIHDYQRRHEG
- a CDS encoding M20 family peptidase; translation: MKRFVFLVGVLMVSLIVIIAINTTRFASKQLTVTPAQPVAVDTEAAALRLAGALRIPTIAEVDTTLIDHAAFDALHAYLAQAFPSVHASLQQNVINRHSLLYLWEGTAPDLDPLVLMSHLDVVPVEPGTESNWQHAPFVGHIDTDHIWGRGALDDKNGVLAILEAVEMLIQGGFQPTRSVMLAFGHDEEIGGRRGASYIADRLEMAGVTPWLVVDEGGVVLEDHPMPVDAPLALVGIAEKGSLSLLLSVEGPGGHSSMPDRETTVGILSGAIDKLSHNPFPGQIGGVSKQILDYLGPEMSLLPKAVFANQWLFSPLIVRQLSASPSSDALLRTTIAPTMLKASPKANVLPARAEAVVNFRIVPGETIKSVEARVREVVNDPRVEIKPYQGGHDNPSGVSSTTSEAFLTLQRSIHEVFPEAVFAPYLMVGGSDAKHFSRLSDNVYRFLPVYFREGDLARMHGTNERISKADYANAIRFYHRLIRNVGE
- a CDS encoding DUF4832 domain-containing protein is translated as MKQSVCAFLRYGVLVLAVAQLATPALAQQTVTYQPSTERIANPERGFYHYIETKASDPNAYSLSQLVGYRRNEDITLLYCINYLDTFVEAPISNGYLDHFEANMNAVREAGLKCVLRFAYTKDDPTVRNEQPPFGDATKEQVLAHIDQLGPLLTKHADVIAVMQAGFIGVWGEWYYTDHFVDNPSVPWQVSATQQANRLEVVEALLTHLPEDLQVAVRYPSAKQGMLQRTTPVSAEEAFENTNLARIGFHNDCFLAGDQDFGTYRDNTDREFLAAETKYVGLGGESCQNNPPRSSCDNALAELAQFHWTYINADYHPQVLSGWESGGCMEEIEQRLGYRLVLTEGTYPLAAATGEDFGVQLAIENAGWAAPIQNRPLTLIATNTGTGEAYTAVLPAALQFWEAGATQQLDYTVCAAEGIPAGDYALSLQLPDTALSDDNQGNYAIQFANAGNLWDDASGFNSLNHTMRLTQGTENCAGPIVLISDALPTHVEGEDLEEGSFNWTLYPNPSRGEVNIELAQAGGMGEEIQLEVFDMLGRLVDRKTMTAVPGTKSFALSMTSYKPGVYAIRISTSTRLTTRMITVDK
- a CDS encoding methyltransferase domain-containing protein, yielding MTIRNTTTYLALLLCFTFFMPACAQTEAPQTTENADRYETKRASRDGIGKFYMGREISHVMGFAGAAWLERTERDAEEATSALVSALPLEEDDVVADIGAGTGYFTFRMAPRVPQGKVLAVDIQQEMLDVMAARIERGNVQNVALIQGSETSPNLPADSMDLILMVDVYHELAYPYEMGQAMVRALNQGGKFVLIEYRGEDPRVPIKPLHKMTEAQARKEMEAAGLRWVETRDFLPQQHFMVFEKP